TGAATCTCTTTGGGGACATTCTTGGCGACTTCCCCTATCATTCCCATTTTAAATTGGAAGGCTTTTCTCTTTGAGCTGTTATGGTGGATACATAAATCAACGTCGCTGTCGGTTTCGAGCTTCTTCATTTGCATGAAAGCCATGCAGAATTATGAATTTAACTTTTTCCTCTTTGTTAAGAGCAAGTCTTCTTACTTCATCTTCAAGTTTCATGATTTAAAGTATGTTTCGGGAATAATTAAACTTAACTCTATGATAGAAGCCGCGAAACAAAATAGATATTATGCTGATCTATTTACAAGCTTCATTGCCCAGTAATGCGGAACCTCAGGACGATTAACGTCAGCAAGTACCTTTGCGTATATTAATGTCCAGATAAGCCCCAGAAGTAACAGAAGAGGAATATTCTCGCCAAAGTATTTTTCCACAGTTGCAGCGGTGGGGGCAATTCCAGCAATGAAATATCTCACAAACAGCAATCTTAATACAATTCCTCTTCCCTCCTTCCAGCCATGCTTTTTAATAAGAGCATCCTTCTCTCTGTTATATAAGTACAAGAGGTATGGACTCATAATAAACCAATACAGCAGAGCGAATCTAAGTCCAAATTGAGGATTGACAGTGCCAAAAACCAAACTAAGTACTTCTGCTGGAACTATTCCACTTAAAAAATTGTGAAGAAAGCGAGCTGGATAAAGAATTTCCCTATTCATCTTTTGTCCTCCAAGATGCTTGTTGGACAAATCTCTCCAACGCATGGGGGATTTGCTGGGGGATAGCTTCTCTCTGGATAAGCATCATATGAAATTTCAACTTGTGCCTTGATATACTTTTCCCATCCTCCACTAACATAACTGCCAATGAGTTCACTTACTCCCCATGAAACAGTTCCAGATATTATTTTAGAGCCTGTTGTTCCAAACAATGCCTCAGCGGCTTCTGGTGAGAACCAAAGAGACATTGCAATACTCACAGTGAGTCCTACAGCATCTGAACCATCCCATGTATGATAATAGAGTTCTAAAGTCGTCAATTCCATCTCCTGATATTCCCTCTTTGGACGAACTCCAACATAAATAATTCCTCCTGGGACGTCATCATCAACTGGGATTTTAATTTTAGCGAAAGTAAACCAGTAACCCCCAATGTACTTTGGATTTAGATCCATGCTAATAATAGGGGTTCCTACTGAAGACTTATACTCTTCCCAAACACTTACATATACATAAGGAACATCATTTTCAAAAAGTCGCTTCCATTCCCCATTAATTTTGATTTCCCATGGAATTTCTATTACAATGTAGTCCTTACTTCCATCAAAAATCTCGGTTAGTCCCTCCCAATACCACCAATATGCCAAGTAGACAGTACCCCTGTAAACATAAGATGAATCTGGGTCAAATTCAAGATGAAGTTGGTCTTTATCTCCAAAATATTGTGGTTGTGGTGGCTTCTCGATTGTGGGTTCTGCACTTGCCACTTCCATTGTCATTCCAATCGTCAACAACCCAATAAGTAGTGCAAGCAGTTTTTTCATGTTTGTACCTCCTACTAAATATTGCAATAATATTTTCGACTTCAAGACTTATAAATATTTTCTTTTGCGAGTTGTAATATGTTACGCTTTTTTCGTGAGTTCTTACTTTCTAAACCCTAGTTCCCACCACCTGTGAGGTAATCCCTCCAGATTCACAGCCAGAATCGCCCCCAAAATCCTAACAGCCAATGTTGCATAACCTACTTGACGCATGATCAATTGATGTTTACCTTTAAAAGTAGTAAAATTTTGACTCTGTGATTATTAATAACGGGATTTCCCATGGTTAGCTTTAAATAATTTAGGGCTTATTTACATTTAGGTGATAGCGTTATGAGTAAGATCGAATGGAATGAAAACACCTTCTCTAAGTTTGCCTATTTGAGCGACCCTAGGATATCGAAGGATGGGGAGAAAATCGCATACGTCCTAACAAGGGCAAATCTGAAGGACAACAGGTATGAGAACACGATAGTTGTTGAAGACGTCGAAGAAGGCGGAAGAAAATTCATTGAAAATGCATCGATGCCCAGATTTTCTCCAAGCGGAAAGAAAATAACCTTCGTAAGGGCAAATGAAGAAAAGAAAACTGCAGAGGTGTGGCTTTATGATTTGAGTTCAATGAGCGGGAAGAAAGTCCTTGAGGCAAAGAACATCCTCGACGTAAGCTGGAATGAAGATGACAGGAGAATACTAATAACTGGCTTCAAAAGGAGAGACGACGAGGATTTCGTCTTTGAAGACGACGTTCCCGTATGGTTCGATGCTAAGGGCTTTTTTGATGGTGAGAAGACAACTTTCTGGATAGTCGATACTGAGAGCGAGGAAGTTCTTGAGGAGTTTGATGCAGAGAGGTTCTCCTTCGCAATATGGCATGGGGATGCGGTTATTTACAACGTTCCCCACAGAATGGAGGGGAAGCTTCAGTTCTTCAAGTTCTACGACGTGTATCTCTACAGGGATGGAGAAAGCGAAAAACTCTTTGAAGGAGTTTCCTATGCTGCTGTGCACTCCAATGGAGAGCTGGTTTTACTCTATGGAAAGCCAAAGAAGGAGAAGAGAAGCGAGCATAACTTCTTCTACCTCTGGGACGGCAAAGATGTCAAACCCCTAACGGAACAATTCATCTACAACAACGGGGGAGGAAAGCTCGATGAGAAAGGAAACCTCTACTTCACCATGGCAAGGGAAGGCAGAGTGAGTCTCTACAAGCTGGAAGGGAGGACTTTAACTCCAATAGTAGAGGACAACTCCTGGGTAATGGGTTTCGACGTGAGCGGAGATGGAAAAGTAGTTCTCCTTAAAGAGACCGACACGAGGCTTGGGGAACTCTACCTTTGGGATGGAGAGCTGAAGCAGATAACAGACTACAACAAGCTGATATTTGCGAAGCTTAAGACAAGACCAATAAGGCACTTCCGCTTCAAGAGCATCGATTTAGAGCTTGACGGCTGGTACATCAAGCCCGATATCAAAGAAGGTGAAAAGGCCCCGGTGATAGTGTTTGTCCACGGCGGGCCCAAAGGAATGTACGGCTATTATTTCAAGTACGAGATGCAGCTAATGGCCGACAAAGGCTATTACGTGGTTTTCGTTAACCCAAGGGGGAGCAACGGCTATGATGAAGACTTTGCCCTAAGGGTTCTTGAGAGAACAGGTCTGGAGGATTTCCAAGATATCCTCAATGGAGTTGAGGAATTCTTTAAACTCGAGCCTCAGGCAGATAGGGAGAGAGTCGGGATAACGGGTATAAGCTATGGCGGCTTCATGACAAACTGGGCACTAACGCAGAGCGATCTCTTTAAAGCCGGGATAAGCGAGAACGGCATAAGCTACTGGCTAACAAGCTATGCTTTCTCCGATATAGGCTTGTGGTTCGACAAGGAGGTTATAGGGGATAACCCACTCGAAAATGAGAACTACAAAAAATTGAGCCCGCTTTTCTATGCAAAGAACGTCAAAGCCCCGCTCTTGCTGATTCACTCCCTTGAAGACTACCGCTGCCCGCTCGACCAGAGCGTGATGTTCTACCACGTGCTCAAGGACTTGGGTAAAGAAGTCTACATTGCCATCTTCAAACGAGGCGCCCACGGGCACAGCCTAAGGGGAAGCCCAAGACACAGGGCAAAGCGCTACAAGCTCTTCATGGAGTTCTTCGAAAGGAAGCTTAAGAAGTATGAGGAAGGCTTTGACGTGGAGAAGATATTAAAGGGGTGTGACAATAAAAAGGAAGAATGAGTTCTCTTTCCTTATTTTTTGATTTTCATAAGTAGCAATAAAATTCGGCTTCTGGTCTACTAATATCCCAAAAACTTAATTTTTCTGCAAACCAACGTAAAAACACGAAAAACCTTAAATCCCTATAATAAATGCTCTCCCTTGAACGATGAGGACACTTTGACCATCTGAGTGGTGATGACTACGGGAGTGACCGAGCTCAAAGCTCTATTATCCTTGCCTTTCCATTCTTTTTGAGCCAGTCCAGAAGCATTTGAGCAATTTCAAACTTTT
The Thermococcus sp. 2319x1 DNA segment above includes these coding regions:
- a CDS encoding S9 family peptidase codes for the protein MSKIEWNENTFSKFAYLSDPRISKDGEKIAYVLTRANLKDNRYENTIVVEDVEEGGRKFIENASMPRFSPSGKKITFVRANEEKKTAEVWLYDLSSMSGKKVLEAKNILDVSWNEDDRRILITGFKRRDDEDFVFEDDVPVWFDAKGFFDGEKTTFWIVDTESEEVLEEFDAERFSFAIWHGDAVIYNVPHRMEGKLQFFKFYDVYLYRDGESEKLFEGVSYAAVHSNGELVLLYGKPKKEKRSEHNFFYLWDGKDVKPLTEQFIYNNGGGKLDEKGNLYFTMAREGRVSLYKLEGRTLTPIVEDNSWVMGFDVSGDGKVVLLKETDTRLGELYLWDGELKQITDYNKLIFAKLKTRPIRHFRFKSIDLELDGWYIKPDIKEGEKAPVIVFVHGGPKGMYGYYFKYEMQLMADKGYYVVFVNPRGSNGYDEDFALRVLERTGLEDFQDILNGVEEFFKLEPQADRERVGITGISYGGFMTNWALTQSDLFKAGISENGISYWLTSYAFSDIGLWFDKEVIGDNPLENENYKKLSPLFYAKNVKAPLLLIHSLEDYRCPLDQSVMFYHVLKDLGKEVYIAIFKRGAHGHSLRGSPRHRAKRYKLFMEFFERKLKKYEEGFDVEKILKGCDNKKEE